From Streptomyces yatensis, one genomic window encodes:
- a CDS encoding 5'-methylthioadenosine/S-adenosylhomocysteine nucleosidase: protein MESTGQHSDSLVVLTALDVEYEAVRAHLADPRPQLHPSGTVFEVGRLDGTPWRVALAELGEGNQGAAVLTERAIAMFRPRAVAFVGVAGALKDDIELGDVVVATHVYAYHGGKDEDGEFHSRPRVWPVRQELDQLARFARRSGSWTGLLPEGPPGASRPAVHLKPVAAGEVVLNSADSALRRQLRRNYQDAAAIEMEGAGVAQAAHLNAALPALIVRGISDRADGEKYDADAEGWQSRAARNAAAFAFAVLRELPPGGDPAPLGPGTPMDPAPEGFPDGPSAPAPAPPSAPAPHPDAGTPPDDTGPAAHRQLQRWAQRFSDDLDLVDSPRPGRGTGSPPQLSGGLYVRRAVQDRLVEALYDGDPKAVLVTGDAGNGKSSLLWGLARDLTALEDAEVFLVNAAWLLRPVSGAPGTPMLAPATVVSGATHARTRGRTPVVLLDTADLLLHDDYHEMALLDLCEDLAAAGVRLVLTSRPEEANRLRTGFVRMSLGPYDDSEIPHAIRGHAALYCPDAVPRDDEARVRRLMEPVARGLPVREVCRSPLQLRLLFELARDDGAFPSAEIDATGLYRRYWDHRVVTDRRHHGNRSATAPEDLSALTGAIAVVLMSAGRTELSREELVDRLTSAHGGPRPSPSYEPARVRSSLELLIDRGVLARGASDGIHFFHQTMFEYAAARGLLHLSGARALLSLCEWVGSHPRDFFVGAILEQLLMLAAGSERYRGPVRDTLMRMAAHADAVILHTVAVAVAARNPAVGVSVEPLLATAPHGVARRYAVLAPTVRDTDVDALLPQLRGLWERKEPSLREAVLEALERLAAQNALTVHAALADWGCVRELTGRRTGGAGIEVLPRLLVLTSHVDVASARKGLMEMLDFALSRGLAELASGVMTLWARHWETLGSPEWAAAVQERLQRVRVAPKSYDVELFQSALARVLAASWTHDHGLPGDHGLPADAGHGPDGGPAPGTHPWTHRLDHAVALLEADDHDTVGNAGLIAATAVLATLPHGHWAIEATLDRCLEIGGQAALHALQHRMVFPQLLRADCAAAESLVHRLAVMLKALPCPENQPVTPPQRRALVARRILAHRDVPPHRVRQVLEHSGWDADSDLWLSGDGLATLLLPAALGGHPTAVSRIEKATTAPAAARNLVRRSLHRAVTDSGPHTERHIGLLVNLALMDADTVLLEALTTGRAKKGTGPLPPLAHERVLGALRAAAPALTGLIADEIAEGNSGKRQRQALTLWECSVSAGTLPVPDLPQLLPRYGTFSDQKARAAFLGLVGTVAARGPAQYTTAHTFLSELVFDATGDIPPLDDASASTRNAARKALLHAACESGPLTPSALTMALDLAFAPPTDAGLISGLGQLVRRLSTAHGAAPAAELLIRVIGAAVASQQGRAAENHLAKALRGAMDSVFDHGSPAVYRTLWEHLKEPGPEDDADHVVFPERYALGLVSCAVRRSYAATRQDLEALVAHPRVPRPTKMWIGDQLSARSREHTEHDLSWVLDGELPGRPVAGCSR from the coding sequence CGCTCAAGGACGATATCGAGCTCGGGGACGTCGTCGTGGCCACGCATGTGTACGCGTACCACGGTGGCAAGGACGAGGACGGCGAGTTCCACTCCCGCCCGAGGGTCTGGCCGGTGCGTCAGGAACTCGACCAGCTCGCCCGCTTCGCCCGCAGGTCCGGTTCCTGGACCGGGCTGCTGCCGGAAGGCCCGCCCGGTGCCTCCCGTCCGGCCGTCCACCTCAAGCCCGTGGCCGCCGGGGAGGTCGTCCTGAACTCGGCGGACTCGGCGCTGCGACGGCAACTGCGCCGGAACTACCAGGACGCCGCCGCCATCGAGATGGAGGGCGCGGGCGTCGCGCAGGCCGCCCACCTCAACGCCGCGCTGCCCGCCCTGATCGTCCGCGGTATCAGCGACCGGGCCGACGGGGAGAAGTACGACGCCGATGCCGAGGGCTGGCAGTCGCGCGCCGCCCGCAACGCCGCCGCCTTCGCCTTCGCCGTCCTCCGTGAGCTGCCGCCCGGCGGCGACCCGGCCCCACTCGGGCCGGGGACACCCATGGACCCGGCGCCGGAAGGATTCCCGGACGGGCCGTCGGCTCCGGCTCCCGCTCCGCCATCCGCTCCGGCCCCGCATCCGGATGCGGGGACCCCACCGGATGACACCGGCCCGGCCGCACACCGCCAACTCCAGCGCTGGGCACAGAGGTTCTCCGACGACCTGGATCTCGTGGACTCCCCCCGCCCGGGCCGCGGAACCGGCTCCCCGCCACAGCTCAGCGGCGGACTCTATGTGCGGCGCGCCGTCCAGGACCGATTGGTGGAGGCCCTCTACGACGGTGATCCGAAGGCGGTCCTGGTCACCGGGGACGCCGGGAACGGCAAGAGCAGCCTGTTGTGGGGCCTCGCGCGGGATCTGACCGCCCTGGAGGACGCCGAGGTCTTCCTGGTGAACGCCGCCTGGCTGCTGCGCCCCGTGAGCGGCGCCCCCGGAACCCCCATGCTGGCCCCCGCGACCGTGGTGTCCGGGGCGACGCACGCCCGGACGCGGGGGCGTACACCGGTCGTGCTCCTCGACACCGCCGATCTGCTGCTCCACGACGACTACCACGAGATGGCGCTGCTCGACCTGTGCGAGGACCTCGCCGCCGCCGGTGTCCGCCTGGTGCTGACCTCCCGGCCGGAGGAGGCGAACCGGCTGCGCACCGGCTTCGTCCGGATGTCGCTGGGCCCGTACGACGACAGCGAGATCCCCCACGCCATCCGTGGACACGCCGCGCTCTACTGCCCCGACGCCGTTCCCCGGGACGACGAGGCACGGGTACGGAGGCTGATGGAGCCCGTGGCCCGCGGACTGCCGGTGCGCGAGGTGTGCAGAAGCCCTCTCCAGTTGCGGCTGCTGTTCGAACTCGCCCGGGACGACGGGGCGTTCCCCAGCGCCGAGATCGACGCCACCGGCCTCTACCGCCGCTACTGGGACCACCGGGTCGTCACCGACCGCCGCCATCACGGCAACCGGAGCGCCACCGCGCCGGAGGACCTCTCCGCACTCACCGGCGCGATCGCCGTCGTGCTGATGTCGGCCGGCCGGACCGAGCTGTCACGCGAGGAGCTGGTCGACCGGCTCACCTCGGCACACGGCGGCCCACGCCCTTCCCCGTCGTACGAACCGGCCCGTGTCCGGTCGTCCCTGGAGCTGCTGATCGACCGGGGTGTGCTGGCCAGGGGAGCCTCGGACGGTATCCACTTCTTCCACCAGACCATGTTCGAGTACGCGGCCGCGCGTGGCCTGCTGCACCTCAGCGGGGCACGGGCGCTGCTGTCGCTGTGCGAGTGGGTCGGGTCGCATCCCCGTGACTTCTTCGTCGGGGCGATCCTCGAACAGCTCCTCATGCTCGCCGCCGGGTCCGAGAGATATCGGGGCCCGGTACGGGACACGCTGATGCGGATGGCGGCCCACGCGGACGCCGTCATCCTGCACACCGTCGCCGTGGCCGTCGCGGCGCGGAACCCGGCCGTGGGCGTGTCCGTCGAGCCGCTGCTCGCGACGGCGCCGCACGGTGTCGCCCGGCGGTACGCGGTCCTGGCCCCGACCGTACGCGACACGGACGTCGACGCCCTCCTGCCGCAGCTCCGCGGGCTGTGGGAGAGGAAGGAACCCAGCCTGCGGGAGGCCGTGCTCGAAGCGCTGGAGCGGCTGGCCGCCCAGAACGCGCTCACGGTCCACGCCGCCCTGGCCGACTGGGGCTGCGTACGGGAACTGACGGGGCGCCGTACGGGCGGCGCGGGCATCGAGGTCCTGCCGCGGCTGCTCGTGCTGACGTCACACGTCGATGTGGCATCCGCCCGGAAGGGCCTCATGGAGATGCTCGACTTCGCCCTGTCCCGGGGGCTGGCGGAGCTGGCGTCCGGCGTCATGACCCTGTGGGCCCGGCACTGGGAGACACTGGGCTCGCCGGAGTGGGCAGCCGCCGTCCAGGAGCGTCTCCAGCGGGTGCGCGTCGCGCCGAAGTCGTACGACGTCGAGCTCTTCCAATCGGCCCTGGCCAGGGTGCTGGCCGCCTCATGGACCCACGACCACGGACTCCCCGGTGACCACGGGCTCCCCGCCGACGCCGGTCACGGCCCCGACGGCGGTCCGGCTCCCGGGACCCATCCCTGGACGCACCGCCTCGACCACGCCGTGGCGCTGCTCGAAGCGGACGACCACGACACCGTGGGCAACGCCGGACTCATCGCCGCCACAGCGGTCCTGGCCACGCTGCCGCACGGCCACTGGGCCATCGAGGCCACCCTCGACCGCTGTCTGGAGATCGGCGGGCAAGCAGCGCTCCACGCACTGCAGCACCGGATGGTCTTCCCCCAGTTGCTCCGCGCCGACTGCGCCGCCGCGGAGAGCCTCGTCCACCGGCTCGCGGTCATGCTGAAGGCCCTGCCCTGCCCCGAGAACCAGCCGGTCACGCCCCCACAGCGGCGGGCACTGGTCGCCCGCCGGATCCTCGCCCACCGCGACGTTCCCCCCCACCGCGTCCGGCAGGTCCTGGAACACTCCGGCTGGGACGCCGACTCCGACCTGTGGCTGTCCGGGGACGGTTTGGCCACGCTCCTCCTGCCGGCCGCGCTCGGCGGCCACCCCACCGCGGTGAGCCGGATCGAGAAGGCGACGACCGCCCCCGCGGCCGCCCGGAACCTCGTCCGCCGCTCCCTGCACCGGGCCGTCACGGACTCCGGTCCGCACACCGAGCGCCACATCGGCCTGCTGGTGAACCTGGCGCTCATGGACGCCGACACCGTGCTCCTGGAGGCCCTCACCACCGGCCGGGCCAAGAAGGGCACCGGCCCGCTGCCGCCCCTCGCCCACGAACGGGTGCTGGGGGCGCTACGGGCCGCGGCCCCGGCCCTGACCGGGCTGATCGCGGACGAGATCGCCGAGGGCAACAGCGGAAAGCGGCAGCGCCAGGCACTCACGCTCTGGGAGTGCTCCGTGTCGGCCGGCACCCTCCCCGTGCCCGATCTGCCCCAACTCCTGCCGCGCTACGGCACCTTCTCCGACCAGAAGGCCCGGGCGGCCTTCCTCGGGCTCGTGGGAACCGTCGCCGCGCGCGGACCCGCCCAGTACACCACGGCACACACCTTCCTCTCGGAGCTGGTGTTCGACGCCACGGGAGACATCCCCCCTCTCGACGACGCATCGGCCAGTACCCGGAACGCCGCCCGCAAGGCCCTGCTCCACGCCGCCTGCGAATCCGGCCCCCTCACCCCCTCGGCCCTCACCATGGCCCTCGACCTGGCCTTCGCCCCACCGACCGACGCCGGGCTGATCAGCGGCCTCGGCCAGCTGGTGCGCCGGCTCAGCACCGCACACGGCGCGGCACCCGCCGCCGAGCTGCTGATCCGGGTCATCGGCGCGGCCGTGGCCTCGCAGCAGGGCCGCGCCGCGGAGAACCACCTCGCGAAGGCGCTCCGTGGCGCGATGGACAGCGTCTTCGACCACGGTTCTCCGGCCGTCTACCGGACGCTGTGGGAGCACCTCAAGGAGCCTGGCCCGGAGGACGACGCCGACCACGTCGTCTTTCCCGAGCGGTACGCGCTGGGGCTGGTGAGCTGCGCGGTCCGCCGGTCGTACGCGGCAACCCGCCAGGACCTGGAAGCACTTGTCGCCCATCCGCGGGTGCCACGCCCCACCAAGATGTGGATCGGCGACCAGCTCAGCGCCCGGTCGCGGGAACACACCGAGCACGACCTGAGCTGGGTGCTGGACGGCGAGCTGCCCGGGCGGCCAGTGGCAGGATGTTCGCGGTAG
- a CDS encoding GlxA family transcriptional regulator — protein sequence MSRKNHHVAVLVLEGAKPLDVGIPAQVFSNRPSMPYEVRVCGAAPGLVTGGDGLSYHVAEGLEAFEHADTVFIPGYREPATTEPPAAVVSALMAAHERGTRLAAISTGAFALAATGLLDGKRATTHWHYTKALAERHPLVRVDENVLFVDEGDVLTSAGAASGIDLCLHLVRRDQGVGLSNHVARRLVAAPYRSGGQAQYVPRSVPEPLGDLFASTREWALAHLAEPLTLEALARNARVSARTFSRRFVEDTGYTPMQWVLRARVDLARELLERTDLGVEQIADRVGLGTGANLRLHFHRILGTSPTEYRHTFSA from the coding sequence ATGAGCCGGAAGAACCACCATGTCGCCGTGCTCGTGCTCGAAGGCGCCAAACCACTCGACGTCGGCATCCCGGCGCAGGTGTTCTCCAACCGGCCGAGCATGCCCTACGAGGTGCGGGTGTGCGGCGCCGCGCCCGGGCTGGTGACCGGCGGCGACGGCCTCTCGTATCACGTGGCGGAGGGGCTCGAGGCGTTCGAGCACGCCGACACCGTCTTCATCCCCGGCTATCGGGAGCCGGCGACCACGGAACCGCCGGCGGCGGTCGTCAGCGCGCTCATGGCCGCCCACGAGCGCGGGACCCGGCTCGCGGCCATCTCGACGGGGGCGTTCGCGCTGGCCGCGACGGGTCTGCTCGACGGCAAGCGGGCGACGACCCACTGGCACTACACCAAGGCGCTCGCCGAGAGACATCCGCTCGTGCGGGTGGACGAGAACGTGCTGTTCGTGGACGAGGGCGATGTGCTCACCTCGGCGGGTGCGGCATCCGGCATCGACCTGTGCCTGCACCTGGTGCGGCGCGACCAGGGCGTCGGGCTCTCCAACCACGTGGCCAGACGGCTGGTGGCGGCGCCGTATCGCAGCGGGGGACAGGCGCAGTACGTTCCCCGGAGTGTGCCCGAGCCGCTCGGCGACCTGTTCGCGAGCACACGGGAGTGGGCCCTGGCGCATCTCGCCGAACCGCTGACCCTCGAAGCGCTCGCCCGCAACGCACGGGTGTCGGCGCGCACCTTCTCGCGGCGGTTCGTGGAGGACACCGGCTACACGCCGATGCAGTGGGTGCTCAGGGCACGGGTGGACCTGGCCCGCGAGCTGCTCGAACGCACCGATCTGGGCGTGGAGCAGATCGCCGACCGAGTCGGCCTCGGCACCGGCGCGAATCTGCGTCTGCACTTCCACCGCATTCTCGGCACCTCCCCGACGGAGTACCGCCACACCTTCTCGGCCTGA
- the gap gene encoding type I glyceraldehyde-3-phosphate dehydrogenase — protein MTRIAVNGFGRIGRNTLRALLERDSDLEVVAVNDLTAPESLAHLLKYDSALGPLGRSVEVDGTDLVVDGRRIKVLAEREPANLPWAELGVGIVLESTGRFTAADAARAHLRAGAQRVLVSAPSAGADVTLAYGVNTDAYDPAEHVIVSNASCTTNALAPLASVLDDLAGIEHGFMTTVHAYTQEQNLQDGPHRDLRRARAAGVNIVPTTTGAAKAIGLVLPNLDGKLSGDSIRVPVPVGSIVELNTAVSREVSRDEVLAAYRAAADGKLKGILEYSDEPLVSSDITRRPASSIFDAALTRVEGKHIKVVAWYDNEWGFSNRVIDTLELLARD, from the coding sequence ATGACCCGCATCGCCGTCAATGGATTCGGCCGCATCGGACGCAACACCCTCCGCGCCCTGCTGGAGCGCGACAGCGATCTCGAAGTGGTCGCCGTCAACGACCTCACCGCCCCCGAATCCCTCGCGCACCTGCTCAAGTACGACAGCGCGCTCGGCCCCCTCGGCCGCTCCGTCGAGGTCGATGGAACCGACCTCGTGGTCGACGGCCGTCGCATCAAGGTGCTCGCCGAGCGCGAGCCCGCCAACTTGCCGTGGGCCGAGCTCGGCGTGGGCATCGTCCTCGAGTCCACCGGCCGCTTCACCGCGGCGGATGCCGCCCGCGCCCATCTGCGTGCCGGTGCCCAACGTGTGCTCGTCAGTGCGCCGTCCGCGGGCGCCGACGTCACGCTCGCCTACGGCGTGAACACCGATGCCTACGACCCCGCCGAGCACGTGATCGTCTCGAACGCCTCGTGCACCACGAACGCACTGGCCCCGCTGGCGTCCGTACTGGACGACCTGGCCGGTATCGAGCACGGCTTCATGACCACGGTGCACGCCTACACCCAGGAGCAGAACCTCCAGGACGGCCCGCACCGCGACCTGCGCCGCGCCCGCGCCGCCGGGGTGAACATCGTGCCCACCACCACCGGGGCCGCCAAGGCCATCGGCCTGGTGCTGCCGAACCTCGACGGCAAGCTGTCGGGCGACTCGATCCGGGTGCCGGTCCCGGTGGGCTCGATCGTGGAGCTGAACACCGCGGTCTCCCGGGAGGTCAGCCGCGACGAGGTGCTCGCCGCCTACCGCGCCGCCGCCGACGGCAAGCTCAAGGGCATCCTGGAGTACTCCGACGAGCCGCTCGTCTCCAGCGACATCACCCGCCGCCCGGCCTCGTCGATCTTCGACGCCGCCCTCACCCGTGTCGAGGGCAAGCACATCAAGGTGGTGGCCTGGTACGACAACGAGTGGGGCTTCTCGAACCGCGTCATCGACACGCTCGAACTGCTCGCGCGCGACTGA
- a CDS encoding helix-turn-helix domain-containing protein, which translates to MADNDLGDFLRGSRSGLRPEEVGMASYGTRRVPGLRREEVAVLAGINADYYTRLEQGRERRPSAQVLDALSRALRLDDDARGHLYRLAGTVPDDPAVRVPDQVSPGLRQLMDGYPHTPAFVLNRTLDILATNALADALYSPFHPADNLARMAFADPAGRTFYQDWDRAAQATVANLRQAAGYEPDNPRLHGLVDTLTANSADFARLWGSHTVRGKTQEAKRFLHPDVGPLTLSYQAFDVREAPGQQLVIYHAEPGGSSAEALRLLGSIHATRTRPSPRGADRT; encoded by the coding sequence ATGGCTGACAACGACCTGGGAGATTTCCTGCGAGGCAGCAGGTCTGGGCTACGGCCCGAAGAGGTGGGAATGGCGAGTTACGGCACCCGCCGCGTTCCCGGGTTGCGCCGTGAGGAGGTCGCGGTGCTCGCCGGCATCAACGCCGACTACTACACCCGCCTGGAACAGGGCCGGGAGCGCCGCCCCTCCGCGCAGGTGCTCGACGCGCTCAGCCGTGCGCTGCGCCTCGACGACGACGCCCGGGGCCATCTGTACCGGCTCGCCGGCACGGTGCCCGACGACCCCGCCGTCCGCGTGCCCGACCAGGTCAGCCCCGGGTTGCGGCAGCTGATGGACGGCTATCCGCACACGCCTGCCTTCGTGCTCAACCGGACCCTGGACATCCTCGCCACCAACGCGCTGGCCGACGCCCTCTACTCACCGTTCCATCCGGCGGACAACCTGGCCCGCATGGCCTTCGCGGACCCCGCGGGCCGCACCTTCTACCAGGACTGGGACCGGGCGGCCCAGGCCACCGTCGCGAATCTGCGCCAGGCGGCGGGCTACGAGCCGGACAACCCGCGCCTGCACGGGCTCGTGGACACGCTCACCGCGAACAGCGCGGACTTCGCCCGCCTGTGGGGCAGCCACACCGTGCGCGGCAAGACCCAGGAGGCCAAGCGGTTCCTGCATCCCGACGTCGGCCCCCTCACTCTCAGCTATCAGGCGTTCGATGTGAGAGAGGCCCCGGGCCAGCAACTCGTCATCTATCACGCGGAGCCCGGCGGCAGCAGCGCGGAAGCCCTGCGTCTGCTCGGCTCCATCCACGCGACCCGCACCCGGCCCTCCCCGCGCGGTGCGGACCGTACCTGA
- a CDS encoding Atu4866 domain-containing protein: MTTDSADAPDIDVVGMWVTADGHIRQELRADGRYDEARGGRASAYTGRYSVRGSHIDYVDDTGFTATGDVRDGVLHHEHLVLYRERHPGS; the protein is encoded by the coding sequence ATGACCACGGATTCGGCGGACGCCCCGGACATCGACGTCGTCGGCATGTGGGTCACCGCGGACGGCCACATCCGCCAGGAGCTGCGTGCGGACGGCCGGTACGACGAAGCGCGTGGCGGGCGCGCCAGTGCATACACCGGCCGCTACTCCGTCAGGGGCAGCCATATCGACTACGTCGACGACACCGGCTTCACCGCGACGGGTGATGTACGCGACGGCGTGCTCCACCACGAACACCTGGTGCTGTACCGCGAGCGGCACCCCGGCTCCTGA
- a CDS encoding MFS transporter — MTQEASGPRSAQIPPGGEGRTGPRPAGPVGATPGALALLTLCAAHFMDAIDLSDVGVALPAIQDDLGMSPASLQWVVSAYALGYGGFLLLGGRAADLLGRRRTFLAAVGVFAVVSVAGAIAPSGGLLIVARLIKGVAAGFLAPAALSLITTNWPEGPERGRALGWYATAGACGFVGGLVLGGVLTEVSWRLVFALPVPIAVAALIAGSRLLPPDPPPTGRGKVDVAGALTVSGGLLLCVYAIAQAPEHGWTSVRTIALFAATALLLALFVRIEARADTPLMPLSFLIRRQSVGANLTIFAMWGAYTSFAFLATLYLQNVLGWTPLETAGAFVPLGLVNGAVAPFAGRLAARFGAHRMIAAGMLLLAASYAMFFRIGPDSSFVSVVLPVMVLNGLGTAATFPALNMSAVTGVPDRDQGLAGALLNTSMQIGGAVVLAVVTAVADAGQRANTTDPLAGYVPAIAVIVGAVLAGLAATTLIRNARAHTTHPATAASHGGIDEGQHHDDSHASR; from the coding sequence ATGACGCAGGAGGCCAGCGGCCCCCGCTCGGCACAGATCCCACCGGGCGGCGAGGGCCGGACCGGTCCCCGGCCCGCCGGGCCCGTCGGCGCGACGCCCGGCGCGCTCGCCCTGCTGACCCTGTGCGCCGCCCATTTCATGGACGCCATCGACCTGTCCGACGTGGGTGTCGCCCTGCCCGCCATCCAGGACGACCTGGGCATGTCACCGGCGTCCCTGCAGTGGGTGGTGTCCGCGTACGCCCTCGGCTACGGCGGCTTCCTGCTGCTGGGCGGCAGGGCGGCCGACCTGCTCGGCCGCCGGCGCACCTTCCTGGCTGCCGTCGGTGTGTTCGCGGTGGTCAGCGTGGCGGGGGCGATCGCTCCCAGTGGCGGGCTGCTCATCGTGGCCCGGCTGATCAAGGGCGTGGCCGCCGGGTTCCTCGCCCCGGCGGCGCTGTCCCTGATCACCACCAACTGGCCGGAAGGCCCCGAGCGCGGCAGAGCCCTGGGCTGGTACGCCACCGCGGGCGCCTGCGGATTCGTCGGTGGCCTGGTGCTCGGCGGTGTGCTCACCGAGGTCTCCTGGCGGCTGGTGTTCGCGCTGCCGGTGCCCATCGCGGTGGCCGCGCTCATCGCGGGAAGCCGTCTGCTGCCGCCGGACCCGCCGCCGACCGGGCGGGGCAAGGTCGATGTCGCCGGGGCGCTGACCGTCAGCGGCGGGCTTCTCCTGTGTGTCTACGCCATCGCACAGGCACCGGAGCACGGCTGGACCTCGGTGCGCACCATCGCCCTGTTCGCGGCGACAGCCCTCCTGCTCGCACTGTTCGTGCGCATTGAAGCCAGGGCCGACACACCCCTGATGCCCCTGTCCTTCCTCATCCGCCGCCAGAGCGTGGGCGCCAACCTGACGATCTTCGCGATGTGGGGCGCGTACACCTCCTTCGCGTTCCTCGCCACCCTCTATCTGCAGAACGTGCTGGGCTGGACACCCCTGGAGACGGCCGGTGCCTTTGTCCCCCTCGGCCTGGTCAACGGCGCGGTGGCGCCCTTCGCGGGGCGTCTCGCGGCCCGGTTCGGCGCCCACCGTATGATCGCGGCCGGAATGCTGCTGCTGGCCGCGTCGTACGCCATGTTCTTCCGGATCGGACCCGACTCCTCGTTCGTCTCCGTGGTCCTGCCCGTCATGGTCCTCAACGGCCTCGGCACCGCCGCCACGTTCCCCGCCCTGAACATGAGCGCCGTCACCGGTGTACCCGACCGGGACCAGGGCCTCGCCGGGGCGCTGCTCAACACCTCCATGCAGATCGGCGGCGCCGTCGTGCTGGCCGTCGTCACCGCGGTGGCCGACGCCGGTCAGCGGGCGAACACCACGGATCCACTGGCCGGATACGTCCCGGCCATCGCGGTCATCGTCGGCGCCGTCCTCGCGGGTCTGGCCGCCACCACGCTCATCCGCAACGCCCGAGCGCACACCACCCACCCCGCCACCGCCGCTTCCCACGGTGGCATCGACGAAGGACAGCACCATGACGACAGCCACGCATCCCGCTGA
- a CDS encoding SDR family NAD(P)-dependent oxidoreductase encodes MTTATHPADSREFTGKIALVTGAARGVGKETVRLLHSRGAHIVAVDQRHDVRELAEHFPGVHPLVGDITEEATAHRAVRAAVDAFGGLDILVNNAGRTLNKPVTETTAEDWDTVMAVNARGSFLFAREAFRVMRESGGGAIVSTGSYTCTVALPQGAAYSASKGALAQLTKVLAVEGGPLGIRANIVAAGVIETDFLDTFRSDSRAYLASFADAQPLGRVAQPEEIAEVLCFLVSPRSSFITGAVVAADGGFTAI; translated from the coding sequence ATGACGACAGCCACGCATCCCGCTGATTCCCGGGAGTTCACGGGCAAGATCGCCCTGGTCACGGGGGCGGCACGCGGCGTCGGCAAGGAGACCGTCCGGCTTCTGCACAGCCGCGGCGCACACATCGTCGCCGTCGACCAGCGCCACGATGTGAGGGAACTGGCAGAGCACTTCCCGGGCGTTCACCCCCTGGTCGGCGACATCACGGAAGAGGCCACCGCCCACCGCGCGGTGCGGGCAGCCGTCGATGCCTTCGGCGGCCTGGACATCCTGGTCAACAACGCCGGGCGCACCCTCAACAAACCGGTCACGGAGACGACGGCAGAGGACTGGGACACCGTGATGGCGGTCAACGCCCGGGGGTCGTTCCTCTTCGCCCGCGAGGCGTTTCGCGTGATGCGGGAAAGCGGTGGGGGAGCCATCGTGAGCACGGGTTCCTACACATGCACCGTCGCACTGCCCCAGGGCGCCGCGTACAGCGCCTCCAAGGGTGCCCTGGCCCAGCTGACCAAGGTCCTGGCCGTCGAGGGCGGGCCGCTGGGAATCCGGGCGAACATCGTGGCCGCGGGTGTCATCGAGACGGACTTCCTCGACACGTTCCGGTCCGACAGCCGCGCGTATCTGGCGTCCTTCGCCGACGCCCAGCCGCTCGGCCGGGTCGCCCAGCCCGAGGAGATCGCCGAAGTGCTCTGCTTCCTCGTCTCGCCGCGCTCCAGCTTCATCACGGGCGCCGTGGTCGCGGCGGACGGCGGCTTCACCGCGATCTGA
- a CDS encoding ATP-grasp domain-containing protein, giving the protein MPTMIVIGYRDDLDQALRRRDVDPFYIVQAPASPPKGRRSIRVADMENAQEIFRAVLSARLDDVAGVLSVHEMGVFGATYLRQQLNLPGNTDSKTALYFRDKYLQKSKLPSRVKRARCRQVSIGTSFTDLADDLGDVFVVKPATGAGALRTNIVRSPEEYAQALALFSGQSDVEIVAESFVSAPEVYLDGVWENGDLQWSSMSSYHTSPLTAAQGGILSAYVLDRGRHSSLFQQAETLAREALGSLNAPDCVFHLEAFTEEEGLTFGECAIRLPGALSPQVNKLTFGVDLFDVEISLALGEGAAGALRGHGTPERFYGYILLRRPDGCHVTQKDFERNFLFDEIDYDSSPDAPIGPYGRVGQAILSDPDELKLQKTIEDIVRFNEVGSI; this is encoded by the coding sequence ATGCCAACGATGATTGTTATCGGATATAGAGACGATCTCGATCAGGCACTGCGGCGCCGAGACGTGGATCCCTTCTATATCGTCCAGGCGCCCGCGAGCCCGCCGAAGGGCCGGAGATCCATCCGGGTCGCCGACATGGAGAACGCCCAGGAAATATTCCGAGCGGTGCTCTCCGCGCGCCTCGACGATGTGGCAGGGGTGCTGAGTGTCCATGAAATGGGCGTCTTCGGAGCAACCTATCTGCGGCAGCAGCTGAACCTTCCCGGGAACACGGATTCAAAGACGGCACTCTACTTCCGGGACAAGTATCTCCAGAAGAGCAAGCTGCCGTCCCGGGTGAAGCGAGCGCGCTGCCGGCAGGTGTCCATAGGTACGTCGTTCACGGACCTCGCCGATGACCTGGGAGACGTCTTCGTGGTCAAGCCGGCGACCGGGGCCGGCGCGCTCCGTACGAACATCGTCCGTTCTCCGGAGGAGTACGCACAGGCTCTGGCACTGTTCTCCGGTCAGTCGGACGTCGAGATCGTCGCCGAGTCCTTCGTGAGTGCCCCGGAGGTCTACCTCGACGGCGTGTGGGAAAACGGAGACCTCCAATGGTCGTCCATGAGCAGCTACCACACCTCACCGCTCACGGCCGCACAGGGCGGCATCCTGTCCGCGTACGTCCTGGACAGGGGGCGGCATTCGTCTTTGTTCCAGCAGGCGGAGACGCTCGCGAGGGAAGCACTCGGCAGCCTGAACGCACCTGACTGCGTATTCCATTTGGAAGCGTTCACGGAAGAAGAGGGACTGACCTTCGGCGAGTGCGCCATCCGCCTCCCGGGGGCGCTGTCCCCTCAGGTCAACAAGTTGACCTTCGGCGTCGATCTCTTTGACGTCGAAATCAGTCTCGCGCTGGGGGAGGGGGCGGCTGGAGCCCTGCGGGGCCACGGTACGCCGGAGCGCTTCTACGGATACATCCTGCTGCGCCGCCCCGACGGCTGCCATGTGACCCAAAAGGATTTCGAGCGCAACTTCCTTTTCGATGAGATCGATTACGATTCATCGCCGGATGCGCCGATCGGGCCGTACGGCCGCGTGGGACAGGCCATCTTATCCGACCCGGATGAGCTGAAACTGCAGAAGACCATCGAGGACATCGTGCGATTCAACGAGGTCGGCTCCATCTGA